A window of Ipomoea triloba cultivar NCNSP0323 chromosome 2, ASM357664v1 contains these coding sequences:
- the LOC116007201 gene encoding serine/threonine-protein kinase OSR1, with translation MEKKKYPIGAEHYTLYEEIGQGVSASVHRALCIPMNEVVAVKILDFERDNCDLSNVFREAQTMVLVDHPNVLKSHCSFVSDHNLWVVMPFMAGGSCLHILKAVYPDGFEEVVIATILREILKGLEYLHQHGHIHRDVKAGNILIDARGGIKLGDFGVSACLFDSGDRTRMRNTFVGTPCWMAPEVMEQLHGYDFKADIWSFGITALELAHGHAPFSKYPPMKVLLMTLQNAPPGLDYERDKKFSKSFKQMIASCLVKEPSKRPSAKKLLKHSFFKQARSNDYIARRLLDGLPALGDRIRELKKKEEQMLAQKEIPDGQKEEISQNEYKRGISSWNFNLEDLKAQASLIPDEEILSDKDRVASSNSLVSLDTSGKKLQHQSSFLSRSSDYAETDDYNLSAPLSPADPTSACNIAKCEKSDDDVSLASSFQDNQISTSSSPSYENHLERNLPVKSEQEVDGKLTESSPTNSNQRNEICSPCTDAPAEAINRTSRTSANGEDSDEKTKCPIVQQKGRFKVTSENVELEKVPPTPMLPKSHSVQAFTQHPSVSQSLSPESMAPNIPVHSFFRTLQNILQTNIIQRDNILSLMRQATGSDPIVDSGSLSLNHGATEKSLLEIAHDKEKELLREISDLQWRLICAQEELQRCKTDNAQV, from the exons atggagaagaagaagtatCCGATTGGAGCGGAGCATTACACGCTGTATGAGGAGATAGGGCAAGGCGTCAGCGCCTCTGTTCATCGCGCTCTCTGTATTCCGATGAATGAGGTTGTTGCCGTCAAAATCCTTGACTTCGAACGCGATAACTGTGATCtg AGTAATGTCTTCCGAGAAGCACAGACAATGGTTTTAGTCGACCATCCCAATGTTCTTAAATCGCATTGCTCCTTTGTCAGTGATCATAATTTGTGGGTTGTCATGCCTTTCATGGCTGGGGGTTCGTGTCTTCATATTTTAAAGGCTGTTTATCCAGATGGTTTTGAAGAGGTTGTCATTGCAACAATACTGCGTGAAATATTGAAGGGTTTAGAGTATCTTCATCAACATGGCCACATTCACAGAGATGTGAAA GCTGGAAACATTCTTATTGATGCACGGGGAGGAATTAAGCTTGGCGATTTTGGTGTGTCTGCTTGTTTATTTGATTCGGGTGACAGAACACGCATGAGAAATACATTTGTTGGTACTCCTTGTTG gatGGCACCAGAGGTTATGGAACAGTTGCATGGTTATGATTTCAA AGCAGATATTTGGTCTTTTGGTATTACTGCTTTAGAACTTGCCCACGGCCATGCACCTTTCTCAAAGTATCCTCCAATGAAG GTGCTGTTGATGACACTGCAAAATGCACCTCCTGGCCTTGATTACGAAAGGGACAAGAAGTTCTCCAAG TCATTTAAGCAAATGATTGCTAGTTGCTTGGTTAAAGAGCCTTCAAAAAGACCTTCAGCTAAGAAGTTGTTGAAACATTCTTTCTTTAAGCAAGCTCGGTCAAATGATTATATAGCACGAAGATTGTTGGATGGCTTGCCAGCTCTTGGTGATCGGATTAGGGAATTGAAG aagaaagaagaacaaatgTTGGCACAAAAGGAAATACCAGATGgacaaaaagaagaaatatcTCAG AATGAGTATAAACGTGGGATAAGCAGCTGGAACTTCAACCTTGAAGATCTCAAGGCCCAGGCTTCTTTG ATTCCAGATGAAGAAATCCTTTCTGACAAGGATCGAGTTGCGAGCTCAAATTCTCTAGTATCTCTGGACACTAGTGGAAAGAAACTTCAACACCAGTCTTCATTTTTAAGTCGATCTTCAGATTATGCAGAAACT GATGATTACAACCTATCTGCTCCTCTTTCTCCTGCAGACCCAACATCAGCTTGTAACAT AGCTAAATGTGAAAAATCAGATGATGATGTCAGTCTGGCTAGTTCATTCCAGGACAACCAGATTTCAACAAGTTCATCTCCTTCTTATGAGAACCACCTCGAAAGGAATTTACCTGTCAAATCTGAGCAGGAGGTTGATGGAAAATTAACTGAGAGCTCCCcaacaaattcaaaccaaaGAAACGAAATTTG CTCACCTTGTACTGATGCACCAGCTGAAGCCATTAATAGAACTAGTAGAACATCAG CAAATGGTGAAGATTCTGATGAGAAGACAAAGTGCCCTATTGTTCAGCAAAAAGGACGTTTCAAAGTTACCTCTGAGAATGTTGAGTTAGAAAAG GTTCCTCCAACTCCAATGCTACCAAAAAGCCACAGTGTGCAG GCATTTACACAGCATCCATCTGTGTCTCAATCATTGTCACCAGAGTCCATGGCACCAAATATTCCTGTTCATTCGTTTTTCAGAACATTGCAAAATATTTTGCAGACAAATATTATTCAAAGG GACAATATCCTTAGCCTGATGAGGCAAGCCACTGGTTCTGATCCTATAG TGGACTCTGGATCCCTTTCTCTGAACCACGGAGCAACAGAGAAATCATTG CTGGAGATAGCTCATGACAAAGAGAAAGAACTGCTTCGTGAAATCAGCGATTTGCAATGGAG GCTCATATGTGCCCAAGAAGAGCTTCAAAGATGCAAAACAGATAATGCTCAGGTTTAG